A genomic window from Fibrobacterota bacterium includes:
- a CDS encoding ABC transporter permease, translated as MRELGLIAMASFWETVRDKILYTLLFFVLLLLAFAKLLGEWSVFDREKVVANFSLGVMSLGGLAIAIFIGIGLIQKEIQRKTILTLLSKPIHRWQFLVGKYLGLLLVLVINIAVMTIALFLVLHFSGSPVNARLLLASYETFWEMAVITAVALVFSSFSTPVASALLTFGVFLASHLSGGILQYLETMKKASEKIPGATPVSPVMEYAAKTARLILPDLEVFNIRAAIVHGIPLPENYLLWSTLHGLGWTVFLLTISSIWFSRRDFV; from the coding sequence ATGCGTGAGCTCGGTTTGATCGCGATGGCCAGTTTCTGGGAAACGGTCCGCGACAAGATCCTCTACACGTTGTTGTTTTTCGTGTTGCTTCTGCTGGCCTTCGCCAAGCTCCTGGGCGAATGGTCGGTGTTCGACCGCGAGAAGGTGGTCGCCAATTTCTCCTTGGGCGTGATGTCCCTCGGAGGCCTGGCCATCGCGATCTTCATCGGGATCGGCCTGATCCAAAAGGAGATCCAGCGCAAGACCATCCTCACGCTCTTGTCCAAGCCCATCCACCGATGGCAATTTTTGGTGGGCAAGTACCTGGGACTGCTGCTGGTGCTGGTCATCAACATCGCGGTGATGACCATCGCGCTGTTTCTGGTGCTCCATTTTTCCGGCAGTCCTGTCAACGCGCGATTGCTGCTGGCCTCGTATGAAACGTTTTGGGAAATGGCCGTGATCACCGCCGTGGCGCTGGTGTTCAGCTCGTTTTCCACGCCCGTGGCCAGCGCGCTGCTGACCTTTGGGGTGTTTCTGGCCAGCCACCTGTCCGGCGGCATCCTGCAGTACTTGGAAACCATGAAGAAGGCTTCGGAAAAAATCCCGGGTGCCACACCGGTGAGTCCGGTGATGGAGTACGCAGCCAAGACGGCACGGCTCATCCTGCCTGATCTGGAAGTCTTCAACATCCGTGCGGCCATCGTGCACGGCATACCACTTCCCGAGAACTATCTGCTGTGGAGCACCTTGCACGGGCTCGGCTGGACGGTGTTCCTGCTCACCATTTCCTCGATCTGGTTTTCCCGGAGGGACTTCGTCTGA
- a CDS encoding UbiX family flavin prenyltransferase, whose amino-acid sequence MTDAPRRLVVGVTGASGSIYAGRFLSHLRRLDMDVHLVASDTAEQVCAFEGHPLPKTWEPSSEHPARLVRHRPADLFAAPSSGSFRHDGMVVIPCSAGTVGRLSAGTSDSLLLRAADVCLKERRKLVLVVRESPLSRIHLRNLLELSDAGAVILPASPGFYQKPSSLEELVDGLLDRVFDQLGLPMDLAPRWKDKA is encoded by the coding sequence CTGACGGATGCACCCAGACGATTGGTGGTGGGGGTCACCGGTGCCTCCGGCTCCATCTACGCTGGACGATTCCTGTCTCACCTGCGACGTCTGGACATGGACGTCCATCTGGTGGCCTCCGACACGGCCGAACAGGTCTGCGCCTTCGAAGGCCACCCCTTGCCCAAGACCTGGGAGCCCTCGTCGGAACATCCCGCGCGCTTGGTGCGCCACCGGCCTGCGGACCTGTTCGCGGCGCCATCCTCGGGATCGTTCCGCCATGATGGCATGGTTGTGATCCCGTGCTCGGCCGGCACGGTGGGGAGGCTCAGTGCTGGCACTTCCGATTCCCTTCTCCTGCGCGCCGCCGACGTGTGCCTGAAGGAGAGACGTAAACTGGTCCTGGTGGTGCGGGAATCCCCCCTGTCGCGCATCCATCTGCGCAATCTCCTGGAACTGTCGGATGCCGGTGCCGTGATCCTGCCGGCCAGTCCCGGTTTCTACCAAAAACCGTCATCCCTGGAAGAATTGGTGGATGGGCTTCTGGATCGGGTCTTCGACCAGCTCGGCCTGCCCATGGACCTCGCCCCCCGCTGGAAGGATAAGGCTTGA
- a CDS encoding 4-hydroxybenzoate octaprenyltransferase yields MNPLAKWFSLVRFSHTFFALPFALAGWIAASATGPSWRTLAGVLVCMVTARNAAMAFNRLIDRKFDAENPRTRMRDIPAGRISPRAAGWFVALNAIVFVGGAWFLNPLCFALSPVALALVLGYSLAKRFTWLCHAWLGAAIGISPIAAGIAASGEFRSVPVWLGGILLTWLFGFDIVYATQDEQYDRTHGLRSVPVLLGRKGALRLAAALHLLTLAGVVGLGVHAHWGIVWWGITVAIGAILAWVHFGRQDDDLAMQGGFFRANVALSFLVLAGVAWQTLVG; encoded by the coding sequence TTGAACCCGTTGGCCAAATGGTTTTCGCTGGTGCGTTTTTCCCACACGTTCTTCGCGTTGCCCTTCGCCCTGGCCGGTTGGATCGCGGCGAGCGCCACCGGGCCCAGTTGGCGCACGTTGGCCGGCGTATTGGTGTGCATGGTCACGGCCCGCAATGCCGCCATGGCGTTCAATCGGCTGATCGACCGAAAGTTCGACGCGGAAAACCCACGTACCCGGATGCGGGACATCCCTGCTGGCCGGATTTCCCCTCGGGCGGCGGGTTGGTTCGTCGCCCTGAACGCGATCGTGTTCGTTGGCGGCGCGTGGTTTCTCAATCCGTTGTGCTTCGCGCTTTCGCCGGTGGCCCTGGCGCTGGTGTTGGGATACAGCCTGGCCAAGCGCTTCACCTGGCTGTGCCATGCGTGGCTGGGGGCGGCCATCGGCATTTCGCCCATCGCCGCGGGCATCGCGGCATCCGGGGAATTTCGATCAGTTCCTGTCTGGTTGGGCGGAATCCTGCTGACCTGGTTGTTCGGGTTCGATATCGTCTACGCCACCCAGGACGAGCAGTACGATCGAACGCATGGCTTGCGGTCGGTGCCTGTCCTGCTCGGCCGCAAAGGCGCGCTGCGATTGGCCGCCGCGCTGCACCTGCTGACGTTGGCAGGCGTGGTCGGTCTGGGAGTGCACGCGCATTGGGGCATTGTCTGGTGGGGGATCACCGTGGCGATCGGAGCCATCCTGGCTTGGGTCCATTTTGGGCGCCAAGACGACGATCTGGCCATGCAAGGCGGATTCTTTCGCGCCAACGTGGCCCTGAGCTTTCTGGTGTTGGCCGGGGTCGCCTGGCAGACCCTGGTGGGTTGA
- a CDS encoding DUF1761 domain-containing protein, with the protein MFESVQINPWGCIAAGVSAFALGGLWFSPMLFSKTWADSVRASGLSLGKPQIAMPISLLGSIAASFLLAVLFSLSGFDSTGRGFLGSLVLAAIVSMYSLADSAFSSSITGRWWWIQWSHRFLAVLLMGTIIGASAPEKITVENALEKATQALEKNIEGLGK; encoded by the coding sequence ATGTTCGAATCGGTTCAGATCAATCCTTGGGGATGCATCGCCGCTGGTGTTTCCGCCTTCGCTCTGGGAGGGCTGTGGTTCTCCCCCATGCTGTTTTCCAAGACCTGGGCCGATAGCGTCCGTGCCTCGGGATTGAGCCTGGGAAAGCCCCAAATCGCCATGCCGATCAGCCTGCTGGGATCCATCGCGGCGAGTTTCCTGCTCGCTGTTTTGTTCTCACTCTCCGGCTTCGATTCCACCGGACGCGGATTTCTGGGCTCACTGGTCCTTGCGGCCATCGTCTCCATGTACTCGTTGGCGGATTCCGCCTTTTCAAGCTCTATCACGGGTCGTTGGTGGTGGATCCAGTGGTCGCACCGTTTTCTGGCAGTTCTCCTGATGGGAACCATCATCGGCGCCTCGGCCCCGGAGAAGATCACCGTCGAAAACGCCTTGGAGAAGGCGACTCAAGCCCTCGAGAAAAACATCGAGGGCCTGGGCAAGTAA
- a CDS encoding type III pantothenate kinase, whose translation MLVVDIGNTHTVLGLFLDGKILRKWRLTTRPNATSDEIEMRVRGLLDLADPPVGGLRQAAIATVVPSLDRSWRKALERILPDGEVRSLNGTNCGFPLEYLNPAQIGPDRLANVLGVERLGLREAIVIDLGTATTFDVVREGRYLGGVIAPGIETGMLALVGRTARLPQVAIEVPDLATGRTTEQALHSGLLLGHVGMMEYLVARIRKEECLPNARVLATGGWSQVLRGLTKVVDGYHPDLTLEGLEWFLRTRPTLSGKA comes from the coding sequence GTGCTTGTTGTCGACATCGGTAATACCCATACCGTCCTCGGACTGTTCCTCGACGGAAAAATCCTCCGCAAGTGGCGTCTCACCACGCGCCCCAACGCGACATCCGATGAAATCGAGATGCGCGTTCGTGGCCTGTTGGATCTGGCGGACCCTCCGGTGGGCGGGCTTCGCCAGGCCGCCATCGCCACGGTGGTCCCCTCGCTGGACAGATCTTGGCGCAAGGCTCTGGAGCGCATCCTGCCCGATGGCGAAGTGCGCAGCCTCAACGGCACCAACTGCGGTTTTCCCTTGGAGTACCTCAATCCCGCCCAGATCGGGCCGGACCGCCTGGCCAACGTGCTGGGTGTGGAACGATTGGGATTGCGCGAGGCGATCGTGATCGATCTGGGCACCGCCACCACCTTCGATGTGGTGCGCGAAGGCCGCTATCTGGGGGGCGTGATCGCTCCGGGCATCGAGACCGGCATGCTCGCCTTGGTCGGTCGCACCGCCCGCCTGCCGCAAGTGGCCATCGAAGTGCCGGATCTCGCCACGGGCCGCACCACCGAGCAAGCCCTGCATTCGGGATTGCTGTTGGGCCATGTGGGCATGATGGAGTACCTGGTTGCGCGCATCCGCAAGGAGGAGTGCTTGCCGAACGCGCGCGTGCTGGCCACGGGAGGCTGGTCTCAGGTGCTGCGTGGGCTGACCAAGGTGGTGGATGGATATCATCCGGATCTCACGCTGGAAGGTCTCGAGTGGTTCTTGCGCACACGCCCCACACTGTCAGGGAAGGCCTGA
- a CDS encoding SDR family oxidoreductase yields the protein MHRVLVTGGSGFLGSHLCERLLDRGDEVICLDNFFTGRRKNVEHLIGNRRFELVRHDVVEPILLEVDRIYNLACPASPVHYQYNAVKTVKTSVMGAINMLGLAKRVKARILQASTSEVYGDPERHPQAESYWGHVNPIGPRSCYDEGKRVAETLFMDYHRQNAVDIRIARIFNTYGPRMHPSDGRVVSNFIVQALRGEDLTLHGDGAQTRSFCYVDDLVDGLLALMEVEGADAHLPVNLGNPVESTILEIARAVLALTDSVSRIVFEPLPVDDPHRRCPDMTRAVALLGWSAGISFADGLERTVQWFRREMDLE from the coding sequence ATGCACCGCGTCTTGGTCACCGGCGGTTCCGGCTTCCTGGGTTCGCACCTTTGCGAGCGGCTTCTGGATCGGGGAGACGAGGTCATCTGCCTGGACAACTTCTTCACGGGCCGCCGCAAGAACGTGGAACATCTGATCGGCAATCGGCGCTTCGAGCTCGTGCGTCACGATGTGGTCGAGCCCATTTTGCTGGAAGTGGACCGCATCTACAATCTTGCCTGTCCCGCCTCGCCGGTTCATTACCAATACAACGCGGTGAAGACCGTGAAGACCAGCGTGATGGGCGCGATCAACATGCTGGGTCTGGCAAAGCGCGTCAAGGCGCGCATCCTGCAGGCGAGCACTTCGGAAGTCTACGGCGACCCCGAGCGGCATCCGCAGGCCGAATCCTATTGGGGGCACGTCAATCCGATCGGGCCGCGCAGCTGCTACGACGAAGGCAAACGCGTCGCGGAAACCCTGTTCATGGATTATCACCGCCAAAACGCGGTGGACATCCGCATCGCCCGCATCTTCAACACCTACGGCCCCCGCATGCATCCGTCCGATGGGCGGGTGGTCTCGAATTTCATCGTCCAGGCTCTGCGCGGCGAGGATCTCACCTTGCACGGCGACGGCGCGCAAACCCGCAGCTTCTGTTACGTGGACGACCTTGTGGACGGCTTGCTCGCTCTCATGGAAGTGGAAGGGGCGGACGCCCATTTGCCCGTCAATCTGGGGAATCCGGTGGAATCCACCATCCTCGAGATCGCCCGCGCGGTGTTGGCGTTGACGGATTCTGTCTCCCGGATCGTGTTCGAGCCCTTGCCGGTGGATGACCCGCATCGTCGGTGCCCGGACATGACCCGTGCGGTGGCCTTGCTCGGTTGGTCTGCGGGCATTTCGTTCGCGGACGGTTTGGAACGCACTGTCCAGTGGTTTCGCAGGGAGATGGACCTGGAATGA